In one Populus nigra chromosome 12, ddPopNigr1.1, whole genome shotgun sequence genomic region, the following are encoded:
- the LOC133669737 gene encoding pyrophosphate-energized vacuolar membrane proton pump-like: MGMLSEGLTQVLIPAAALVGIAFALLQWYLVSKVKVSGDSSNGYSGKLIEEEEDGIDSLEVSINCAEIQNAISVGATSFLFTQYKYLSVFMVVFAAIIFFFLGSVKGFSTKSEPCTYSQGKLCKPALANAAFSTLAFLLGALTSVLSGFLGMKIATYANARTTLEARKGVGKAFITAFRSGAVMGFLLAANGLLVLYISIILFKIYYGDDWEGLYESITGYGLGGSSMALFGRVGGGIYTKAADVGADLVGKVERNIPEDDPRNPAVIADNVGDNVGDIAGMGSDLFGSYAEASCAALFVASISSFGVSHDYTAMSYPLIISSVGIVVCLITTLFATDLSEIRDVSQIEPSLKRQLVVSTILMTVGIAMVSFFALPSEFTLFNFGTEKAVKNWHLFFCVTIGLWAGLVIGYTTEYYTSNAYSPVQDVADSCRTGAATNVIFGLALGYKSVIVPIFAIAIAIYVSFSLAAMYGIAVAALGMLSTIATGLAIDAYGPISDNAGGIAEMAGMSHKIRERTDALDAAGNTTAAIGKGFAIGSAALVSLALFGAFVSRAGINTVDVLTPKVFIGLIVGAMLPYWFSAMTMKSVGSAALKMVEEVRRQFNTIPGLMEGRAKPDYANCVKISTDASLREMIPPGALVMLTPLITGTLFGVETLAGVLAGSLVSGVQVAISASNTGGAWDNAKKYIEAGASEHARSLGPKGSDAHKAAVIGDTIGDPLKDTSGPSLNILIKLMAVESLVFAPFFAAHGGLLFKFL, translated from the exons ATGGGAATGTTGAGTGAAGGCCTCACACAGGTATTGATACCTGCTGCTGCTCTGGTTGGGATCGCTTTTGCTTTGCTTCAGTGGTATTTAGTGTCAAAGGTGAAGGTTTCTGGTGATTCTAGTAATGGTTATAGTGGTAAGTTAAttgaagaggaagaagatggtATTGATAGTCTTGAGGTTTCTATCAACTGTGCTGAAATCCAGAATGCCATTTCTGTTG GGGCAACCTCGTTCCTGTTTACTCAGTACAAGTACCTCAGTGTCTTCATGGTAGTTTTTGCTGCCATCATATTCTTCTTCCTTGGTTCAGTTAAGGGATTCAGCACCAAAAGTGAACCTTGCACATACAGCCAAGGGAAACTTTGTAAACCAGCTCTTGCCAACGCTGCCTTTAGCACACTTGCTTTCTTGCTTGGTGCTCTTACTTCTGTCCTCTCAGGCTTCTTAGGCATGAAGATCGCAACCTATGCCAACGCCAGGACAACTCTAGAAGCAAGGAAGGGTGTAGGAAAGGCCTTTATTACAGCTTTTCGCTCAGGGGCAGTGATGGGTTTTCTTCTTGCTGCAAATGGCCTTTTGGTGCTCTATATCTCCATCATCTTATTCAAAATCTACTATGGAGATGACTGGGAAGGACTTTATGAGTCCATTACTGGTTATGGCCTTGGAGGTTCATCAATGGCACTCTTTGGAAGAGTTGGAGGAGGTATATATACAAAAGCAGCTGATGTTGGGGCTGACCTTGTCGGAAAAGTTGAACGGAATATCCCTGAAGACGATCCAAGAAATCCAGCT GTTATTGCTGATAATGTGGGTGACAATGTAGGAGACATTGCTGGGATGGGGTCTGACCTATTTGGATCTTATGCTGAAGCCTCCTGTGCAGCACTTTTTGTTGCTTCAATATCATCCTTTGGTGTTAGCCATGACTACACAGCCATGTCCTATCCGCTGATTATAAGCTCAGTTGGAATTGTGGTTTGCCTGATAACTACACTTTTTGCAACTGATCTCTCTGAGATCAGGGATGTAAGTCAAATTGAGCCATCATTGAAAAGGCAACTCGTTGTCTCAACGATTCTGATGACTGTTGGGATTGCCATGGTCAGCTTTTTCGCTTTGCCATCAGAATTCACTCTCTTCAATTTCGGAACCGAGAAGGCTGTCAAGAACTG GCACCTTTTCTTCTGTGTCACCATTGGCTTGTGGGCTGGACTTGTGATTGGATATACAACAGAGTATTACACTAGCAATGCCTACAG TCCCGTGCAGGATGTAGCAGATTCTTGCAGGACAGGTGCTGCGACGAATGTGATTTTCGGGTTGGCTTTGGGATACAAATCTGTCATCGTTCCAATATTTGCCATTGCCATTGCTATCTATGTTAGCTTTAGCCTGGCCGCCATGTATGGAATTGCTGTGGCTGCTTTGGGAATGCTCAGTACTATTGCCACTGGTCTTGCAATTGATGCTTATGGGCCCATAAGTGATAATGCTGGTGGTATTGCAGAAATGGCTGGCATGAGTCATAAGATTCGTGAAAGAACGGATGCTCTAGATGCTGCTGGCAACACCACTGCTGCAATCGGCAAG GGTTTTGCTATTGGATCAGCTGCTCTTGTTTCCCTTGCTTTGTTTGGTGCCTTTGTCAGCAGGGCTGGCATCAATACTGTCGACGTTTTAACCCCCAAGGTCTTCATTGGGTTGATCGTTGGGGCTATGCTTCCATACTGGTTCTCTGCCATGACAATGAAGAGTGTGGGGAGTGCAGCACTCAAAATGGTCGAAGAGGTTCGTCGACAGTTCAATACTATTCCAGGGCTTATGGAAGGTAGAGCCAAACCAGACTACGCAAACTGTGTCAAGATTTCAACTGATGCCTCTCTCAGGGAGATGATCCCACCTGGTGCTTTGGTTATGCTTACACCACTTATCACCGGAACCTTATTCGGAGTTGAAACTCTTGCTGGTGTTCTTGCTGGTTCACTTGTTTCTGGTGTTCAG GTTGCCATTTCGGCCTCTAACACCGGAGGGGCATGGGACAATGCCAAGAAATACATAGAG GCTGGTGCATCGGAGCATGCAAGATCGTTGGGTCCAAAGGGTTCAGATGCACACAAAGCTGCTGTCATTGGCGACACAATTGGAGATCCCCTCAAGGACACTTCAGGCCCATCACTTAACATCCTGATAAAGCTGATGGCAGTTGAGTCACTAGTTTTTGCTCCATTCTTCGCCGCTCATGGAGGTTTACTCTTCAAATTTCTCTAA